CAACATGAGACAGATTCTCAAGAGGCTCGAGGAGATCGCGAGATGAATGGATGGATGAGTAGTTTTGTTTTCCGCAAAGGACCTGCTCGTCGTCGGCCGCCGGGAGAGCTCGCGCGCAGGccatggcggacgcggcgctgGCGCGGGAGAACGAGGCGCTGCGGGTGGAGCTGGCACGGATGCGCGCATACATGTCCGGGACGATGCAGCATGGCAAGGGGCGCGAGTCGTCGACGCCGGCGTCACCGTCTCGGACAGCGAAGAAAGCGACATTCTTGGGGACGGAGCTGGCACGGATGCGGGCACACATGTCGGCAAGGATGCACCACAGCAAGGGGAGCGGGCGACGCCGCCGGCGTCACCGTCCCggacggcggcgaagacgaaAGCGAGCTTGTTGGGGTCGGTGTCCCAACAAgacgggagagagagagagagagggatagGGGGTTGCCGGATCTGGAGACTTCAAATTATAATTTGAGAGGACATGGAAAATGGGGGTCCAAATAAGAGGTGTGCTGGAGTGGGTTTTTTTGACCAAGTTAGATTAGGAGTctgtttaggaggtgggttggagttgctcttagtgcTCTGATTCCTTCTAGTATCGTTTGCCGAATTCTGCAACACTTGTAATCTCATCTCAACTTGCCTCATCAAGGGCCTGTCCACGCCCTTCGAGTTATAGCACATCATGGCAATGGCTGCCACTTCCctggattcttcttcttctgcctCCTCAATGACTTGAGGATCTAGAATCTCCCAGAGCTTGTCCTCGCTCACCGATGAAGAAAATTCTGAAACTAGATTGAAGCCTTCAGGTGAGACATAAGATGACTGTTTCTTATGCGTCAACACCTCAACAAGTATCACGCCGAAGCTGTACACATCACTTTTCTCGGTGAGCCGGCCTGTTTGGTAGTACTCTGGATCCAGGTTGTTGTGACAGAAGTTTGATAAATGGGGATACCTTGAGAAGCTCTAAAGTCCGACACTTTTGCTATTAACCGATCATCTAGCAGTATGTTGGTTGTCTTTATGCCTCTATGGATTACTGACACGGAAGCAGAAGAATGCAGATAAGCAAGAGATTTCACAATTTCAAGGGCTATCCTCTTGTGCTCCTTCCATGGCAATAATAGTGGAGCACTGACATGAAGATGTTCGTGAAGCGTCCCATTTGAAATGAATTCATAGACTAGCAACGGTACTTCTGTCTCGAGGCAACATCCAAAAAAGGTTCACTACATTCCTGTGATTTACTTGAGAAAGTATGGCAACCTCATTGAGCATCACGGCGGACCTTGGTGGTTCGTGCCGCCATGGTGGAGCCACGACGAGCACCACGGCCCCCTCCACAGATGGCTAGTGCCGACCAAGGCAGAGGCGACACAAGCGTCGGAGGCATCGCGGGCGGGCAACTGAGTATGCACAGACAGCACTGGCCTCCACCTCGATTGCTTCCGAAGCTCTGCCTAGGGGCATCGCCTAGCCCGACGACATCGCGACGGCAACGGGTGTCACCACCTGGGCTGGCCAAGCGCCGCATGGCTCCTCGGTGGGGGTGCCCATGTTGTGCCTCCCTGAGCCCGACCCGCTTGCGGAGGCGATGTGTGCGCGCGATAGTCCTCCTGCTTTGGTCGTCTCCTTCGACCCGATGCTGGAGGAGCTCCTAGCCGCCACGTTCGCCGCGAGCTGCTCGGTTGTGGCGCCTGCCTCCTTGGGGTCTGCGGAGCCGACTCCGGTGGTGGCTGTTTCCTCACATCAGCTATCAGCGCAGGAGCTGGTGCAGCTCACGTCTCCTCGAGTGGGTCAGACCGACGTCGAGATTGGCGACGACACGCCCACGCCACGTGAGGCCGCTCGGCGCCTCGCATGGTTTCTTGGGTCGTACGGGAGCTGCCACTGGTTTCCTCCCCATCACGGCAGAGGGCGAGATCCAGGAGGTCCCTGCCTATCAGACACATGAGCATACAGATACAGATCGCTGCCCAACCGTTGGCACACATACCGCCCTCCCGGCGAGGTGAGGTACTCCTCATGCAGCAGAtgaggatcgcgccgccggccgcTCTGATTTCATCTGCGCCAAAGGGATTACTCAACACCTTGTGTTCTGGAACCTTGTTTTCGGGCCAGGTGGAGGCCCTTGACGTGTTGTTTCTAGCGTTCGACGGGCGTGCGTGGGAGCTCTTCATTGAAGACCCGTAGGACGCGGCTGTGTTTGCACGATGGTTGTCCCATTTTGTAATATCAGATTAGGTTTTAATCTGCTAGATTGGTTCAGTTGCTAGACCACCTAGCGCACTATATGCGCGTTGTCTGTACTGCAAACTATTTTCTTCTTAATAGCAATGATACACAAATCTtttgcgtattcgagaaaaaaaatcatcaatTCGTCTCTAAATGATTCTATGATGTCAACCTTTTTCTTGTCAGAGAACAAATATTTATCCTTCCGGTTTTTCCTTGACGGGAAGGGAAGGCTAGGGAAATGCAGTTTTTCTTGTGATTCTGTCAACCTTTGAATTGCAGCGTTTGTTTGGCCAAGTTGGTTCCATACAAATTCATATATACAATGGTGAGAAATAAAAAGAGCCGGCCTTGCATATTATTCATGCAGCATGTTAACAGAATCTGGAGAGAGGTTGCAACCCTTGCTTGTAATCCACAGTTTGCTGGGTACTCCAATTGTTGTTGTCCTTCAGTATTCTGCAAACAATGCCACTAAATCTTGCTACAGCATTGACGCGGCCGGGCTCCTCAGATGTTCTAGCCGGCGGTGGCAGTGATACCTGGTCTCTCTCCACCAAGCTAGGACGACGATGACCAGCACTAGGAGTAGTAAGAGGCAACCGCGTTGGCCATGACCATGAGTTGGATCGTAGTGATCATTCCACTGCGCCACAGCATGGCGCACAAGCTCCATTCTCCATTTGCTCCTTCCAGGTCACTGACCTATAGTAGCAGTGCCGTTCAAGTCAAGTCACCATCCCGTACTAACTTTTGTATCTGGCCAGTGCTAAATTTTGTGGTTTCAACCCTAGCTAAAAATACCATTATTAGTGATACGACTAATCAGGACGAAAATGATTCGACGACGGCCCCAGTAGTGGCTGCCAGTTCATCACACGTGTAGACGTAAGCTAGACGTTGGGTATATGTATTCCTCCGTTCCAAAATACGGCTTTTCTAGTACATTGTTTTCTATGTATTTAGATATATACACATTACTGTTTTTTATGTATTCTTTTTTTGATGAAACTGGAGGGGCCTTGGCCCCTGCAggaatttattaaaaatatggagTAAACAGCAAATTACAAAGTTGCAAGAGGGACAAAGAAAGATTAAGAAacgaaaaaagaaacaaaaaagatgAAGCTAAGGCGATGATCTATGCTAAGTTTTGAATCCATTGATCCTATTATGTGGAAAGACTTCTCTTCACCCTTAGGAGACTAGTTTTGCTTCTTTGAAGAAAAGGCCCTTGGCCTCTTGTATCCCAACTTGATTGTTGTTGAAGATGAGTTCATTTCTCACTTTCCAGATTGTCCAACACATTAGTATCGGTGGTATCATGAAGAAACGGCTGTTAAGCTGGTCTTT
This window of the Sorghum bicolor cultivar BTx623 chromosome 7, Sorghum_bicolor_NCBIv3, whole genome shotgun sequence genome carries:
- the LOC110437328 gene encoding LOW QUALITY PROTEIN: wall-associated receptor kinase 5-like (The sequence of the model RefSeq protein was modified relative to this genomic sequence to represent the inferred CDS: inserted 1 base in 1 codon; deleted 1 base in 1 codon) — translated: MLNEVAILSQVNHRNVVNLFGCCLETEVPLLVYEFISNGTLHEHLHVSAPLLLPWKEHKRIALEIVKSLAYLHSSASVSVIHRGIKTTNILLDDRLIAKVSDFRASQGIPIYQTSVTTXLDPEYYQTGRLTEKSDVYSFGVILVEVLTHKKQSSYVSPEGFNLVSEFSSSVSEDKLWEILDPQVIEEAEEEESREVAAIAMMCYNSKGVDRPLMRQVEMRLQVLQNSANDTRRNQSTKSNSNPPPKQTPNLTWSKKPTPAHLLFGPPFSMSSQIII